The following are encoded together in the Pseudoalteromonas carrageenovora IAM 12662 genome:
- a CDS encoding LamG domain-containing protein, with translation MNFQTKNDGGWYRKGEKSSVSEGIFKLTTKREMHLRTFWDGCNKTKVPKYRLFYTSGVAKSRATGSYGYYEACIKGADKFPRVSPAFWMYSKIDRTLTNEGDVQYTKIGVVKLTQKQTLQELDHDLHNIVIKGGILKELNLTLYKGLRTPHTKGKCNQFYPSDNQSAQGFPTLVKIDYVRAWLKQ, from the coding sequence TTGAACTTTCAAACAAAGAACGATGGTGGTTGGTACCGTAAAGGTGAAAAATCCAGTGTTTCTGAAGGCATATTTAAACTAACCACTAAACGAGAAATGCATTTAAGAACGTTTTGGGATGGCTGTAATAAAACAAAAGTGCCTAAGTATAGGTTGTTTTACACTTCGGGAGTTGCTAAATCTAGGGCAACAGGGAGTTACGGATATTATGAGGCATGTATAAAGGGGGCGGATAAATTTCCGAGAGTATCACCTGCATTTTGGATGTACAGCAAAATAGATCGTACTTTAACGAATGAAGGCGATGTGCAATATACTAAAATAGGTGTAGTTAAGTTAACTCAAAAACAGACGCTTCAGGAGTTGGACCATGACCTACATAATATTGTTATAAAAGGTGGCATACTCAAAGAGTTGAACTTAACATTATATAAGGGCCTAAGAACACCGCATACAAAAGGGAAATGTAATCAATTTTATCCTTCAGATAATCAATCTGCACAAGGTTTCCCAACATTAGTGAAAATTGATTACGTGAGAGCGTGGTTAAAGCAATAG
- a CDS encoding sulfatase-like hydrolase/transferase — translation MNLFKIKMVMLLGCCTLFAPNLYAKDAGLKNSEAKKPNVLILLFDDMRFDTFSYRNGPVSTPNIDALAHEGTRFDQAMTSTGLCSPSRAAMFTGRWGHKTGLDDNVGLYHSRLSELSLSEGGVIKRATSVGYDVSYVGKWHLGAQGPALRGANFMWGHDKDEERNGRPFTPYGTQKNVARMNAGERDENGEKHDYYKTLPGTYADTVTAKEVNEGKLMLKNAAKSDKPFFGIVSFEQPHPPYRVPEPYASMYDYKDIKLPPNFGIERKNKPMAQDDIWWPWHDVSHMTETDWRKAHSFYYGAIAMIDHAVGELINTAKEEGLYDDLHIILVGDQGSMLGEHNLYDKGPYAYDELMRMPLIIRDPSLEPKIINRQVSMLDIAPTLRQWMTLPLDGDEDGRSLLPLMKQGDSADAGKDDISLYAYEWYNGGWFGIRAIRTPEMKFVWNPGDSRDELYDLKNDPYEITNQIDNPKYKKQLTDLVHKMAGELKRIEDPSLTKFNHHMKDFL, via the coding sequence ATGAACTTATTTAAAATAAAAATGGTGATGCTGTTAGGGTGCTGCACATTATTTGCTCCCAATTTATATGCAAAAGATGCAGGGCTGAAAAACTCTGAAGCCAAAAAGCCAAATGTGCTGATTTTACTGTTTGATGATATGCGATTCGACACATTCTCCTATCGAAATGGTCCTGTTTCGACGCCAAACATTGATGCCTTAGCACATGAAGGTACACGCTTTGATCAAGCTATGACATCTACGGGGTTATGCTCGCCTTCTCGCGCGGCTATGTTTACTGGGCGTTGGGGACATAAAACAGGCCTTGACGATAACGTGGGGCTTTATCATTCTCGTCTTTCGGAGTTATCACTTAGTGAAGGTGGCGTAATTAAACGTGCAACTAGTGTAGGTTACGATGTTAGTTATGTAGGTAAATGGCACTTAGGCGCACAAGGCCCTGCACTGCGCGGTGCTAACTTTATGTGGGGACACGATAAGGATGAAGAGCGTAATGGCCGTCCTTTTACGCCTTATGGTACACAAAAAAATGTTGCCCGTATGAATGCAGGTGAGCGCGATGAAAACGGCGAAAAGCACGATTACTATAAAACGCTTCCGGGTACATACGCAGATACAGTAACAGCTAAAGAAGTAAACGAAGGCAAATTAATGCTTAAAAATGCGGCCAAATCAGACAAACCATTTTTTGGTATTGTTAGTTTTGAGCAACCTCATCCGCCTTACCGAGTACCAGAGCCTTACGCTAGCATGTACGACTACAAAGATATAAAGCTCCCTCCCAATTTTGGTATCGAACGTAAAAACAAACCAATGGCACAAGACGATATTTGGTGGCCTTGGCATGATGTAAGCCATATGACTGAAACTGATTGGCGCAAAGCACACAGTTTTTACTATGGGGCTATCGCCATGATAGATCATGCTGTTGGCGAGCTCATTAATACCGCTAAAGAAGAAGGTTTATACGACGACCTACACATTATTTTAGTAGGCGACCAAGGTAGTATGCTAGGTGAACATAATCTGTATGACAAAGGCCCCTACGCGTATGACGAATTAATGCGTATGCCACTTATTATTCGTGATCCTAGCCTTGAGCCTAAAATAATTAACCGCCAAGTATCTATGCTCGACATAGCCCCAACACTTCGCCAGTGGATGACACTACCACTTGATGGCGACGAAGATGGACGTTCACTTTTACCATTGATGAAACAAGGCGATAGTGCCGATGCTGGTAAAGATGATATTTCGTTATATGCCTACGAATGGTACAACGGCGGATGGTTTGGTATTAGAGCTATACGTACCCCTGAAATGAAGTTTGTATGGAACCCTGGCGACAGCCGCGATGAATTATACGACTTAAAAAATGATCCGTACGAAATCACAAACCAAATAGACAATCCTAAATACAAAAAACAGCTTACTGATTTAGTGCATAAAATGGCGGGAGAGCTTAAGCGTATTGAGGACCCATCATTAACTAAATTTAATCACCACATGAAAGATTTTTTATAG
- a CDS encoding sulfatase-like hydrolase/transferase gives MKIHTKLLSALSSLALLVGSAGIHASEQKPNIILIVADDLGYADVGFNGSKDIITPNIDDLAKSGTSFSDAYVAHPFCGPSRAALMTGRYPHKIGSQFNLPTRGSNVGVPTDAKFISKLLNENNYFTGALGKWHLGDAPKYHPNQRGFDEYYGFLGGGHNYFPDQYQAQYKKQKAQGLKNIFEYLTPLEHNGKKVKETEYITDALSREAVNFVDKAADKKNPFFLYLAYNAPHVPLQAKDEDMAMFPNIKNKDRKTYAGMVYAVDRGVGKLVETLKKNNQYDNTLIVFMSDNGGKLSKGANNFPLKAGKGSTQEGGFRVPMLFHWPKHVPAGKRFSHPVSALDLYPTFAALAGAKVEENQHLDGTDMWPAFIKNENPHKDEPIYALRHRKGYSDAAIRLNQWKALKVNQQPWQLFNIENDISEKHDVSKSNKALLTDMVREMEKWSWDNQQPKWFHETAEGANWRLDAMPRFDKTFKTTK, from the coding sequence ATGAAAATACACACAAAATTATTGAGCGCTTTATCATCGCTTGCGCTATTAGTTGGCTCTGCGGGTATACACGCAAGTGAACAAAAACCCAATATTATTCTTATTGTTGCAGACGATTTAGGTTATGCAGATGTAGGTTTTAATGGCTCTAAAGATATTATTACCCCAAATATAGATGATCTTGCTAAATCGGGTACTTCCTTTTCAGACGCTTACGTAGCGCACCCGTTCTGCGGTCCAAGCAGAGCTGCGTTAATGACTGGTCGTTACCCACATAAGATTGGCTCACAATTTAATTTACCGACACGCGGCTCAAACGTAGGCGTGCCTACTGATGCTAAGTTTATTAGTAAATTACTAAACGAAAATAATTACTTCACAGGTGCTCTTGGTAAATGGCACTTAGGTGATGCGCCGAAATATCATCCTAATCAACGCGGCTTTGATGAATACTATGGTTTTTTAGGTGGTGGTCATAATTATTTTCCTGACCAATATCAAGCTCAGTATAAAAAGCAAAAGGCACAAGGCTTAAAAAATATTTTTGAATACCTAACACCGCTTGAGCATAACGGTAAAAAGGTTAAAGAGACTGAATACATTACAGACGCACTATCGCGCGAAGCCGTTAATTTTGTAGACAAAGCAGCGGACAAAAAAAATCCATTCTTTTTATATTTAGCTTACAACGCACCGCATGTGCCATTGCAAGCTAAAGATGAAGATATGGCGATGTTTCCTAATATAAAAAATAAAGATCGTAAAACATACGCGGGCATGGTTTACGCAGTTGATCGAGGCGTGGGTAAGCTAGTAGAAACCCTGAAAAAAAATAATCAGTATGATAATACGCTTATCGTATTTATGAGTGATAACGGTGGCAAATTAAGTAAAGGCGCTAATAACTTCCCACTTAAAGCCGGTAAGGGAAGTACACAAGAAGGCGGCTTTAGAGTACCTATGTTGTTTCATTGGCCTAAACATGTACCTGCGGGCAAGCGTTTCTCACACCCTGTATCGGCACTTGATTTATACCCTACATTTGCAGCTTTAGCGGGCGCTAAAGTTGAAGAAAACCAACATTTAGATGGTACAGATATGTGGCCTGCATTTATTAAAAATGAAAACCCACATAAAGATGAGCCTATTTATGCTCTTCGTCATCGTAAAGGTTACAGTGATGCAGCGATACGCTTAAATCAATGGAAAGCACTGAAAGTTAACCAGCAACCGTGGCAGTTATTTAATATCGAAAACGATATTTCTGAAAAACACGATGTAAGTAAATCTAATAAAGCACTCTTAACCGACATGGTTCGTGAAATGGAAAAATGGAGCTGGGATAACCAGCAGCCAAAATGGTTTCACGAAACGGCTGAAGGTGCGAACTGGCGATTAGATGCCATGCCACGATTCGATAAAACGTTTAAAACAACTAAGTAA
- a CDS encoding CRTAC1 family protein produces MKVKTVVWHVSLLCMGASILGCQQVSALAGAQLTPGKTLFTEQHQAIKLENKNRRKWDNALISDLDQDGYPDLLLTDHGYTIRLYWNNKGVYDKGRDLIVGDMHGIGVGDYDKDGKMDILLSRGGGSGSNARNAKLFHFNKREIIEGGEFLPKLPTLRGRTSKFFDANNDGYLDLLLMGFPQANSGKQTSNFIYKNDGTGNITHATDLPKTNRDGQKVLITDFNNDKIDDLVIYGDGALRVLKGNGDFTFSDVTANVLPNKIMDVTGVSEIDFDNDGDFDLYISRANPLQAGDTFFDPKRHTFGFYTKRGPFKYDDLLIGDTLNLVNYQSPYPNQDVFVGEGTYKYKFEGERHSGQNVNIVSSNGLGWADTQPNKGLYVGYIGNNKWRMAGNTFSPTTGVVTGVKHYTVNKKPVAPSDLLLKNESEKFVDVSAKAGIKTNLNTTGVSVGDFNNNGYQDLFVVKQGNLVTPTSQILYLNNGDNTFNQATHSGLITNTLGTIGSGANVLDYNLDGQVDIIMNNDRGQWHLFSNQANNSNHYALLRISNSLKHNASAIRAIATLKACGKTLTRRVSPDAAPYTQSFDNVVHFGLGPCNEIDNVSVRYSNGEVISKSKVGTDKVTDL; encoded by the coding sequence ATGAAAGTAAAAACAGTTGTATGGCATGTTTCTTTGTTATGCATGGGAGCAAGCATACTCGGTTGTCAGCAAGTGAGTGCCCTAGCGGGCGCTCAGCTAACACCGGGTAAAACATTATTTACTGAGCAGCACCAAGCAATTAAATTAGAAAACAAAAATCGCCGTAAATGGGATAACGCATTAATAAGCGATTTAGACCAAGACGGTTACCCAGATTTATTACTTACTGATCATGGTTACACCATTCGTTTGTATTGGAACAATAAAGGCGTTTACGACAAAGGCCGCGACCTAATTGTGGGTGATATGCACGGTATTGGCGTAGGCGATTACGATAAAGATGGCAAAATGGATATCTTGCTATCGCGTGGTGGTGGCTCGGGTAGTAACGCACGCAATGCTAAATTGTTTCATTTTAACAAAAGAGAAATTATTGAAGGCGGCGAATTTTTACCCAAACTGCCAACGTTACGTGGGCGTACTAGTAAGTTTTTTGATGCCAATAACGATGGGTATTTAGATTTATTACTAATGGGGTTCCCGCAGGCTAATAGCGGTAAACAAACCAGTAATTTTATTTATAAAAACGATGGTACTGGCAATATAACCCACGCAACTGATTTACCAAAAACTAATCGAGATGGTCAAAAAGTCCTTATTACAGATTTTAATAACGATAAAATTGACGATTTAGTAATTTACGGCGACGGCGCTTTACGTGTTTTAAAAGGCAATGGCGACTTTACTTTTAGTGACGTAACCGCCAACGTTTTACCTAATAAAATAATGGATGTAACGGGTGTCAGCGAAATTGATTTTGATAACGATGGTGACTTCGATTTATATATAAGTCGCGCTAACCCATTACAAGCAGGCGATACGTTTTTTGATCCTAAAAGGCACACATTTGGTTTTTACACCAAGCGTGGACCATTTAAATATGATGACTTACTTATTGGCGATACGCTTAATTTAGTTAACTACCAATCACCTTATCCAAACCAAGATGTATTTGTAGGCGAAGGCACTTATAAATATAAATTTGAAGGCGAAAGGCACAGTGGTCAAAACGTCAATATTGTTAGCAGTAATGGCCTAGGCTGGGCCGATACCCAACCTAATAAAGGTTTGTATGTTGGTTATATAGGCAATAATAAATGGCGTATGGCGGGGAATACTTTTTCACCTACAACGGGTGTTGTAACCGGTGTTAAGCACTATACGGTTAATAAAAAACCAGTGGCACCATCGGATTTACTGCTTAAAAATGAAAGTGAAAAATTTGTAGATGTGAGTGCTAAAGCTGGCATTAAAACAAATTTAAATACGACTGGCGTAAGTGTGGGAGATTTTAACAACAACGGCTACCAAGATTTGTTTGTTGTTAAACAAGGCAATTTGGTAACGCCTACATCGCAAATACTGTATTTAAATAATGGCGATAACACATTTAACCAAGCTACTCACTCGGGATTAATAACAAATACCTTAGGTACCATAGGCTCAGGCGCAAATGTACTTGATTACAATTTAGACGGCCAGGTCGATATTATTATGAATAACGACAGAGGTCAGTGGCACTTATTTAGTAATCAAGCAAATAACAGTAATCACTATGCATTACTGCGTATTAGTAATTCACTTAAGCATAATGCCAGCGCAATTAGAGCTATAGCAACACTTAAAGCCTGTGGTAAAACCCTTACAAGACGCGTGTCGCCTGATGCCGCGCCTTATACACAATCATTTGATAACGTGGTTCATTTTGGGTTAGGCCCGTGCAACGAAATAGATAACGTAAGTGTGCGTTACAGCAATGGCGAAGTAATAAGTAAATCTAAGGTTGGGACAGATAAAGTAACCGATCTTTGA
- a CDS encoding Vgb family protein yields MNKNNITHLKNKLACLVCLFTVFGCSTHTAQSNNESINKGGVSASLASVKTANTLLESASLFASLPDYCPTPDAFALSPTGKLTLSCVNYANKGLQAGVLVNINDDKTFTKIAQLSGPNNKGKGRPMGLAYAPDGSLFVADSQGAGKARLLKLTLKNNTVINTQVVAKGMSSPNGVRYHNGYIYVTQLRVPSKNKAETLSGIYRFKATDTNILVTNSTDDPHLLFLAKTINKQRKFGLDGLVFDSQGNLFVTNLGDDLIYKLTFDTNNNLLSQSTYATLQNGSGPDGLTIDPQGNLYAAGFLTNQVIKIDTNQNVTVIASYPDNNSENGELDQPADIIYYKGSLLMSNFDLLTGPGITNTGHGKPYTVSEIKLHDN; encoded by the coding sequence ATGAATAAAAATAACATCACTCATCTTAAAAATAAATTAGCGTGTTTAGTGTGCTTATTTACTGTGTTTGGTTGCAGTACCCACACGGCTCAAAGTAATAATGAAAGCATAAATAAAGGGGGAGTAAGTGCATCTTTAGCGTCTGTTAAAACTGCTAATACACTGCTTGAGAGTGCGAGTTTATTTGCATCACTCCCTGATTATTGTCCAACTCCAGACGCTTTTGCTCTCTCTCCTACAGGAAAGCTTACTTTATCGTGCGTTAATTATGCCAATAAAGGGCTACAAGCGGGTGTGTTGGTTAATATTAACGATGACAAAACGTTTACGAAAATAGCTCAGTTATCAGGGCCAAATAATAAAGGAAAGGGTCGTCCTATGGGCCTTGCCTATGCCCCCGATGGCTCCTTATTTGTAGCCGATAGCCAAGGTGCTGGCAAAGCTCGATTACTTAAACTTACCTTAAAAAATAATACGGTTATTAACACTCAAGTCGTTGCCAAAGGTATGAGTTCGCCAAACGGTGTGCGCTATCACAATGGCTATATTTACGTAACTCAACTGCGGGTGCCAAGTAAAAATAAGGCCGAGACTCTCAGCGGGATATATCGTTTTAAGGCCACAGATACCAATATATTAGTGACTAACAGTACAGATGATCCGCATTTATTGTTTTTGGCTAAAACAATTAATAAGCAACGTAAATTTGGACTTGATGGCTTAGTGTTCGACTCACAGGGTAACTTGTTTGTAACCAACCTAGGTGACGACTTAATTTATAAATTAACGTTTGATACAAACAACAATCTGCTTAGCCAAAGTACCTATGCAACTCTTCAAAATGGAAGTGGACCTGATGGTCTTACTATAGACCCTCAAGGGAATTTATACGCCGCGGGCTTTTTAACTAATCAAGTTATAAAAATTGATACAAACCAAAACGTAACCGTTATTGCATCGTACCCCGATAACAATTCAGAGAATGGTGAATTAGACCAACCTGCCGATATTATTTATTATAAAGGTTCCTTGCTTATGTCGAATTTTGACTTGCTTACAGGCCCAGGCATTACCAATACTGGGCATGGCAAACCTTATACAGTAAGTGAAATTAAGTTACATGATAACTAA
- a CDS encoding TonB-dependent receptor: protein MQHNFRLSAVSAAIIASLISSSAFAQEDEEKEKIKLQKDIEIIEVQGIKSSLRKAVNAKRFSENVSDSIHAEDVGKSTDQNIADALSRVTGVSIQEEGGEGTRISVRGAGPSLNQISMNGVALTGGLSTDGSSAGATNDNSVDLSSFSSDILSSIDVIKTSSADNDEGSLGASVVLRTVKPLDLNKPRRSFTVEGRYNEFSDENDSRINFSFSDKYFDDTFGFIITASKDTQKTRQDRINTGWANGAIPIVDLDDVTGRTAHDTVTGKAIRVLGNQRDADGNKLFDENGEALLNPLSSLNNYDPETQILHEGDLFVLAREVIDFTLNNDQRDRLSVSTGFQYRPTDSLDIQLDITHTEQDVLTDSQRLRLNMGPVTPLIYAGDDNTALNEVDLSTNTLQQSSSRSTGGNFVRSYGLREIDTNVASLDIDYQVTDSLNMNVRAGFSKTTDETPDDDEKDRFISISTATWGTAGRQIVESMPDGSHEMVGYDCGANGECSYSTGVTPGDFDAFDGTSNAVYSRFNPYDMQHNHLGSLVLRKNKLADTNKSLFVDFDYALDGDFIRSLEFGVKWSNRKKDVSIQNRATTNGSDLIDLEDPDQAFEVRGLGTIRLADIVADSAYPYDNFGEDIQSDRSAQFFNGWPLLDAEKALEIVSGKDAGEVGIRETITGSRNIETETKAAYFKANFELMDGKLTGNLGLRYVKDDTTATGVGGINYTRFPQMVDAYNLLVERGLANTNLDACPAAVMGVSDTGQPDHRYTPANDAELQNCWAWQITHAYNRSNPATFPVDPQTGQFVIPGADGNTGLGVNQQVFVDENGNIITNNALPSLIYDSNGNLVPTSANAWAHFASNGQIWPFLDRTTSFTGTQGSGREVQDRVAWVTKKGGHDAYLPSLNLNYAVNDEMIARFAVSRTMTRPRFDSLNPRTQIFEQQWDSANGSAGNANLKPLKSTNLDLSFEWYFSDSGLLSAAFFFKDMKDFEETVVVPYHYKDVRTEYDLQTADLLLDYDENRAPGSEEDCMPLRQVAGFFDQWRIECDVVNVTTVTNGKGADIKGVELGYNQNYDFLPSYWGGLGLNMNYTYQDSESDRQQVGNTDIFLKPLPQPYTPKHSLNTTLYWEQKGIQLRLASRYTGEQLVNRGLVGGATWQEATHRLDFSSSYKINKNFSLTFQALNLTDETNRIYYTSSFTRNAFEANSQEVVLDEGNAIEDGSVTTSRTASVWKTGRQFRVGLRGTF from the coding sequence ATGCAGCATAACTTTAGGTTATCAGCAGTCTCTGCAGCTATTATTGCTTCGCTTATTTCATCATCTGCTTTCGCACAAGAAGATGAAGAAAAAGAGAAAATAAAACTACAAAAAGATATCGAAATAATTGAAGTCCAAGGAATCAAAAGTAGCTTACGAAAAGCGGTAAACGCAAAGCGCTTTTCCGAGAACGTAAGTGACTCAATTCATGCTGAAGACGTAGGTAAATCAACAGATCAAAACATTGCCGATGCACTTTCAAGAGTAACTGGCGTTTCCATTCAAGAAGAAGGCGGAGAAGGGACTCGCATATCAGTACGCGGTGCCGGACCATCTTTAAACCAAATATCAATGAATGGCGTCGCACTTACTGGCGGGCTAAGTACCGATGGCTCTAGTGCGGGCGCTACTAACGATAACAGTGTTGATTTAAGCTCATTTTCGTCAGATATATTGTCATCTATTGATGTAATTAAAACATCCTCTGCTGATAACGATGAAGGTTCGCTTGGTGCAAGTGTTGTTTTACGTACTGTAAAGCCTTTAGATTTAAATAAACCACGACGCTCTTTTACGGTCGAGGGGCGATATAACGAATTTTCTGATGAAAATGACTCACGCATTAACTTTAGCTTTTCTGATAAATATTTCGATGACACCTTTGGTTTTATTATAACCGCCTCTAAAGATACACAAAAAACGCGACAAGATCGTATTAATACTGGCTGGGCTAACGGCGCAATTCCTATTGTTGATTTAGATGATGTAACGGGCCGTACAGCACATGACACCGTTACAGGCAAAGCAATCAGGGTACTTGGCAATCAACGTGATGCTGATGGAAATAAGCTTTTTGACGAGAATGGAGAAGCACTATTAAACCCACTAAGCTCACTCAATAATTACGATCCAGAAACGCAAATATTACATGAAGGCGATTTATTTGTTTTAGCGCGTGAGGTCATTGATTTTACATTAAATAATGATCAACGAGATCGTCTATCGGTATCGACTGGGTTTCAATACCGCCCAACAGACTCACTCGATATTCAGCTTGATATTACCCACACGGAGCAGGATGTATTAACCGACAGTCAACGACTACGTTTAAACATGGGGCCTGTAACACCTCTAATTTATGCCGGTGATGACAATACAGCATTAAACGAGGTTGATTTATCGACCAATACCTTGCAGCAATCAAGTAGCCGCTCTACTGGTGGTAACTTTGTTCGCTCTTACGGACTTAGAGAAATCGATACTAATGTAGCGTCACTTGATATTGATTACCAGGTAACTGACTCACTAAATATGAATGTGCGTGCTGGTTTTTCTAAAACAACAGATGAAACACCAGATGATGATGAGAAAGATCGTTTTATCTCTATTAGTACAGCTACATGGGGCACGGCAGGTCGTCAAATAGTTGAGTCAATGCCCGATGGCAGCCACGAAATGGTTGGCTACGACTGTGGCGCTAATGGAGAATGTAGTTACTCAACGGGTGTTACACCGGGCGATTTTGATGCCTTTGATGGTACGTCTAATGCGGTATACAGCCGTTTTAATCCGTATGATATGCAGCACAATCACTTAGGAAGTTTAGTGCTTCGTAAAAATAAATTAGCGGATACAAACAAGTCGCTTTTTGTTGATTTTGACTATGCGCTTGATGGCGACTTTATTAGGTCGCTCGAGTTTGGAGTTAAGTGGTCAAATCGTAAAAAAGATGTCTCTATTCAAAATAGAGCAACCACAAATGGCAGTGACTTAATAGATTTAGAAGACCCCGATCAAGCGTTTGAAGTACGTGGGCTTGGTACAATTCGCTTAGCCGATATAGTGGCTGATAGTGCCTATCCTTACGATAATTTTGGTGAAGATATTCAATCAGATCGCTCTGCTCAGTTTTTTAATGGCTGGCCGTTACTTGATGCCGAAAAAGCGCTTGAAATTGTATCAGGTAAAGATGCGGGCGAAGTAGGTATACGCGAAACCATTACAGGTAGTCGTAATATTGAAACCGAAACAAAAGCCGCTTATTTTAAAGCAAACTTTGAGCTGATGGATGGCAAGCTAACAGGTAACTTAGGCCTTAGGTATGTAAAAGATGACACAACAGCAACTGGTGTAGGCGGTATTAACTATACGCGTTTTCCACAAATGGTTGATGCGTACAATTTGTTAGTTGAACGTGGTTTAGCAAATACAAATTTAGATGCCTGCCCTGCTGCTGTTATGGGGGTATCTGACACGGGGCAGCCTGATCATCGTTACACACCAGCAAACGATGCTGAGCTACAAAATTGTTGGGCATGGCAAATCACTCATGCGTATAACCGCTCTAATCCAGCTACTTTCCCTGTTGATCCCCAAACGGGTCAATTTGTAATTCCCGGGGCTGATGGCAACACCGGACTGGGTGTAAATCAGCAAGTGTTTGTAGATGAAAATGGCAACATTATAACTAACAATGCATTACCTTCTTTAATTTACGACAGCAACGGAAATTTAGTTCCAACGTCAGCTAATGCATGGGCACACTTTGCAAGTAACGGACAAATTTGGCCATTTTTAGACAGAACAACCTCGTTTACAGGAACACAAGGTAGCGGTCGTGAAGTACAAGACCGCGTTGCATGGGTAACTAAAAAGGGCGGACATGACGCTTATTTACCAAGCTTAAACTTAAATTATGCAGTTAACGACGAAATGATTGCACGTTTCGCTGTTAGTAGAACAATGACGCGTCCTCGTTTTGATTCATTAAACCCACGTACACAAATTTTTGAGCAGCAATGGGACTCTGCTAATGGCTCAGCAGGTAATGCAAATTTAAAACCGCTTAAATCAACCAATCTAGACTTGTCTTTCGAGTGGTACTTTAGTGATTCAGGCTTGCTGTCTGCAGCATTCTTTTTCAAAGATATGAAAGACTTTGAAGAAACGGTTGTTGTTCCGTATCACTACAAAGACGTTAGGACAGAATACGATTTACAAACAGCAGACTTACTGCTTGATTACGATGAAAATCGAGCGCCCGGTAGCGAAGAAGACTGTATGCCACTTAGGCAAGTTGCGGGCTTCTTCGACCAATGGCGCATTGAATGTGACGTTGTAAACGTAACCACAGTAACCAATGGTAAGGGCGCAGATATTAAAGGTGTTGAACTAGGTTACAACCAAAACTATGACTTTTTACCAAGTTATTGGGGTGGCTTAGGTTTAAACATGAACTATACCTACCAAGATTCAGAATCTGATCGTCAGCAGGTAGGTAATACCGATATATTTTTAAAACCACTACCACAACCTTACACTCCAAAACACTCCCTAAATACAACACTGTACTGGGAACAAAAAGGGATTCAATTACGTTTAGCGAGTCGCTACACCGGGGAGCAGTTAGTGAACCGAGGTTTAGTTGGCGGTGCTACATGGCAAGAGGCAACCCATCGTTTGGACTTTAGCTCAAGTTATAAAATTAATAAAAACTTTAGCTTAACTTTTCAGGCACTTAACTTAACTGATGAAACTAACCGAATTTATTACACAAGTTCATTTACGCGTAATGCGTTTGAAGCTAATTCGCAAGAGGTTGTGCTTGATGAAGGTAATGCAATTGAAGATGGCAGTGTAACTACTTCGCGTACAGCATCAGTTTGGAAAACAGGTCGTCAATTCCGTGTTGGTCTTCGCGGTACCTTTTGA